One genomic window of Ziziphus jujuba cultivar Dongzao chromosome 4, ASM3175591v1 includes the following:
- the LOC107415847 gene encoding uncharacterized protein LOC107415847, protein MSELLNKMWKALLKEAKKENLNPGDHIYTRTGANTEDHGIYLNTGCVIHFTQGRRGATSDDLHSICPNCSDQAGVTSCIDCFLSGRDHLYLFEYGVNPACILTKLAGGATLAPADPSPLVKNRASSFLVINSNDSSSYYRFINNGKDFAIYCKTGLLVIDNINFSRSWQAAAFFLAVTVTFCLFLQQTTAATFTGAAATCFGLYCIYRFGSDIGARPNVIKVDQVETLLHAAEELSSAASGFRPIQSLIDLFIVLLMTLFNIPLLLTVRTWSGPRQLLSETPRVVWILACIVLCYLAILQKRLLSNKIHKKQLKPGDHIYAWRGFSRRAHAHHGIYVGDIHGQKEVIHLVRAGDPILPSSSATSNQAERTQGDPILPRSSVTSNQAERTHVNYCSLEDFLNGDELYLYKYGVSLAFFIAKTRGGTCTLGSADRPDSVLYRAEGACQRLQGYDTYNLINNNCEDFAIHCKTGLSLRTGSIKCGRSGQIAFFFGVVCAGIIWLLTFKIYNPIHVAATFYFINSMFRFVADTTRNPKAYQVGLKIVPPLRRHGRCFWLEPQFKSLEGKKLLF, encoded by the exons ATGAGTGAACTGCTCAACAAGATGTGGAAGGCGCTTCTCAAGGAAGCCAAGAAGGAAAACCTGAACCCTGGAGATCACATCTACACAAGGACAGGAGCCAATACAGAAGACCATG GAATATATTTGAACACTGGATGTGTGATTCACTTCACTCAAGGTCGACGAGGAGCAACGTCAGACGATCTTCATAGTATATGTCCAAATTGCAGTGACCAAGCTGGGGTCACTTCCTGCATAGATTGTTTCCTTTCTGGTCGAGATCATCTGTATCTCTTTGAATATGGTGTTAATCCAGCTTGCATCCTCACCAAGCTCGCAGGAGGTGCAACTCTTGCACCTGCTGATCCATCTCCACTTGTGAAGAACCGTGCGTCTAGTTTCCTAGTAATTAATAGCAATGACTCCAGTAGCTACTACCGTTTCATAAACAATGGTAAAGACTTTGCAATTTACTGCAAAACGGGCTTGCTAGTGATAGATAACATAAATTTCAGCAGAAGTTGGCAAGCTGCAGCTTTTTTCTTGGCTGTTACTGTCACTTTCTGTCTTTTTTTGCAGCAAACAACGGCTGCAACTTTTACTGGTGCGGCAGCTACATGTTTTGGCTTATACTGTATTTATAGATTTGGTTCTGATATCGGAGCCCGTCCTAATGTTATTAAAGTGGATCAAGTAGAGACATTGCTTCATGCTGCTGAGGAATTGTCTTCTGCTGCGTCGGGTTTCAGACCTATTCAATCCTTAATTGACCTGTTCATAGTATTGCTGATGACTCTTTTCAATATTCCGTTACTATTAACAGTACGAACGTGGTCGGGGCCGCGTCAACTGCTGTCTGAGACTCCTCGAGTGGTCTGGATTCTAGCATGTATCGTACTTTGCTACCTAGCAATATtacaaaaa AGGCTACTTTCGAACAAGATACATAAAAAGCAGCTGAAGCCTGGAGATCACATCTACGCATGGAGGGGCTTCTCCCGCAGAGCCCATGCCCATCATG GCATATATGTCGGTGACATTCACGGACAGAAAGAAGTGATCCACCTTGTTCGTGCAGGAGACCCTATTTTACCCAGCTCCTCCGCCACCAGTAATCAAGCAGAGAGAACTCAAGGAGACCCTATTTTACCCAGGTCCTCAGTCACCAGTAATCAAGCAGAGAGAACTCATGTGAATTATTGCAGCCTAGAAGATTTTCTTAATGGTGATGAACTCTATCTCTATAAATATGGCGTTAGTCTTGCTTTCTTTATAGCCAAAACTCGAGGAGGGACCTGTACCCTTGGCTCTGCTGATCGTCCTGACTCGGTCTTGTACCGTGCCGAGGGTGCTTGCCAAAGGCTTCAAGGCTACGATACATACAACCTTATCAACAACAATTGTGAAGACTTTGCAATACATTGCAAAACAGGGTTGTCTTTGAGAACAGGAAGTATTAAATGTGGCAGGAGTGGGCAAATTGCATTTTTCTTTGGTGTGGTTTGTGCTGGCATCATTTGGTTACTTACATTCAAGATTTACAATCCTATTCATGTGGCTGCTACATTTTATTTCATCAACTCTATGTTTAGATTTGTTGCTGATACTACACGTAATCCGAAAGCTTATCAAGTTGGACTTAAGATAGTGCCACCTTTGAGACGTCATGGTCGATGTTTTTGGCTAGAGCCTCAATTCAAGTCTCTTGAAGGCAAGAAGTTACTATTCTGA